Proteins from a single region of Noviherbaspirillum saxi:
- a CDS encoding 3-oxoadipyl-CoA thiolase: MLDAYIYDGLRSPFGRHAGSLASVRPDDLVADVMRALVARNPWKPEQIEDVILGDTNQAGEDARNVARNALLAAGLPVTLGGQTVNRLCASGLAAVMDSARAVTCGEGELFIAGGVESMSRAPFVVGKSETAYGRDFKVFDSTIGARFPNPKVVKEYGAHTMPETGDNVAHEFGITREQADAFALASQMKYHAALQDGFFAGEIHPISVPTGRKTPPVMVGQDEHPRPETTATTLEKLKPLFEGGVVTAGNASGINDGAAALLVGSRAIGEQVGKAPMVRIRSAAVAGVAPRIMGIGPVYAIRKALDRAGLKLSDMDIIEINEAFGSQVLGCLKMLEVDFNDSRVNPNGGAIAVGHPLGASGARLALSASRELARRNGRYAVVSLCIGVGQGLAVVLERV; the protein is encoded by the coding sequence ATGCTTGATGCCTATATCTACGACGGCCTGCGCTCCCCGTTCGGACGCCACGCCGGCTCCCTGGCGTCGGTGCGCCCCGACGACCTGGTCGCGGACGTCATGCGCGCGCTGGTCGCCCGCAATCCGTGGAAGCCGGAACAGATTGAAGACGTGATCCTCGGCGACACCAACCAGGCCGGCGAGGATGCGCGCAACGTGGCGCGCAATGCCCTGCTCGCAGCCGGCCTGCCAGTCACGCTCGGCGGCCAGACGGTAAACCGGCTGTGCGCCTCCGGCCTGGCTGCGGTGATGGATTCGGCGCGCGCGGTGACATGCGGCGAAGGCGAACTATTCATCGCCGGCGGCGTGGAAAGCATGAGCCGCGCACCGTTCGTGGTCGGCAAGTCGGAAACCGCCTATGGCCGCGATTTCAAGGTATTCGACAGCACCATCGGCGCACGCTTTCCGAACCCGAAGGTGGTCAAGGAATACGGCGCGCACACGATGCCCGAGACGGGCGACAACGTTGCACATGAGTTCGGCATCACCCGCGAGCAGGCCGATGCCTTCGCGCTCGCGTCGCAGATGAAATACCACGCCGCGCTGCAGGACGGTTTCTTCGCGGGCGAAATCCATCCGATCAGCGTGCCCACCGGCCGCAAGACGCCGCCCGTGATGGTGGGCCAGGATGAGCATCCGCGTCCGGAGACGACAGCGACGACACTGGAAAAACTCAAGCCCTTGTTTGAAGGCGGCGTGGTCACCGCGGGCAATGCTTCCGGTATCAACGACGGCGCCGCCGCATTGCTGGTCGGCAGCCGCGCCATCGGCGAACAGGTCGGCAAGGCACCGATGGTGCGCATCCGCTCCGCCGCCGTTGCCGGCGTCGCACCGCGCATCATGGGCATCGGCCCGGTATACGCGATCCGCAAGGCGCTCGACCGTGCTGGGCTCAAGCTGTCCGACATGGACATCATCGAAATCAACGAAGCCTTTGGCAGCCAGGTGCTGGGCTGCCTCAAGATGCTCGAAGTCGATTTCAACGACAGCCGCGTCAATCCCAACGGCGGCGCCATTGCCGTCGGCCATCCGCTCGGCGCATCGGGCGCGCGCCTGGCATTGAGCGCAAGCCGCGAACTGGCGCGCCGCAACGGCCGCTACGCCGTGGTCAGCCTTTGCATCGGCGTCGGCCAGGGCTTGGCCGTCGTACTTGAACGCGTTTGA
- a CDS encoding tripartite tricarboxylate transporter TctB family protein, whose product MTTVIRNPKDFWSGVIFIGFGLAAIIVGGDYSMGTAGRMGPGYFPTILGGILAVLGVIAVIRSLLTKHREAVGKWVVKQATLIIVGTLLFGVLVRNAGLIVAILVLVMLSSFASVKFKVGPYLLLAAGMAAFCSLLFVQGLGLPMPLIGSWFGF is encoded by the coding sequence GTGACAACCGTTATCCGTAACCCCAAGGACTTCTGGTCCGGGGTGATTTTCATAGGCTTCGGCCTGGCCGCTATCATCGTCGGCGGGGATTATTCAATGGGAACGGCCGGCCGCATGGGCCCCGGGTATTTCCCGACCATCCTCGGCGGCATCCTGGCCGTCCTCGGCGTGATCGCCGTCATCCGCTCGCTGCTGACAAAGCATCGCGAGGCGGTCGGCAAATGGGTGGTCAAGCAAGCGACGCTGATCATCGTCGGCACGCTGCTGTTCGGCGTTTTGGTGCGCAACGCCGGCCTGATCGTCGCCATCCTGGTGCTCGTCATGCTCAGCAGCTTTGCCAGCGTCAAGTTCAAGGTCGGCCCCTACCTGCTGCTGGCCGCCGGCATGGCTGCCTTCTGCTCGCTTCTATTCGTCCAGGGGCTCGGCCTGCCGATGCCGCTCATCGGTTCCTGGTTCGGCTTCTAA
- a CDS encoding tripartite tricarboxylate transporter permease → MEIISNLALGFDTAFTLSNLVYCLIGVFFGTAVGVLPGLGPVATIAMLLPATFSLPPISALIMLAGIYYGAQYGGSTTAILVNLPGESSSVVTALDGHQMAKNGQAGKALATAAIGSFFAGTVATLLLALFAPPLAELALKFGPAEYFSLMVLGLVASVVLAHGSLLRAIGMIILGLLLGLVGTDVNSGTPRYTFDLPQLADGINFVVVAMGMFGLGEIIANLEHEATRTLVMKKLTGLMPTKDDLKRIVAPVLRGTALGSALGILPGGGAMLSSFAAYSIEKKISKNSAQFGKGAIEGVAAPESANNAGAQTSFIPMLTLGIPSNPVMALMIGAMIIQGIQPGPAVMTEQPALFWGIIASMWIGNFFLIVLNLPMIGLWVRMITVPYHFLFPCILVFCAIGVFSLNNSEFDVFLMAGFGLFGYICSKLEMESAPMLLGFIIGPMMEEYLRRALLLSRSDPMVFLQRPISAFMLAMALIAITIVLLPNLRKKREEAFVE, encoded by the coding sequence ATGGAAATCATCTCCAACCTGGCGCTCGGCTTCGACACCGCGTTCACGCTGTCGAACCTGGTGTACTGCCTGATCGGTGTGTTCTTCGGCACCGCAGTGGGTGTCTTGCCCGGCCTCGGGCCAGTGGCCACCATTGCGATGCTGCTGCCGGCCACTTTCTCGCTGCCACCGATCTCGGCACTGATCATGCTCGCCGGCATTTACTACGGCGCACAGTATGGCGGCTCCACGACCGCGATCCTGGTCAACCTGCCGGGAGAATCGTCATCGGTGGTGACTGCACTCGACGGCCACCAGATGGCGAAGAATGGCCAAGCGGGCAAGGCGCTGGCCACTGCCGCCATCGGCTCGTTCTTCGCCGGCACGGTGGCCACGCTGCTGCTGGCGCTGTTCGCCCCGCCCCTGGCCGAACTGGCGCTGAAGTTCGGTCCGGCCGAATACTTTTCGCTGATGGTGCTGGGTCTGGTCGCCTCGGTGGTGCTGGCGCACGGCTCGCTGCTGCGCGCCATCGGCATGATCATCCTCGGCTTGTTGCTGGGCCTGGTCGGCACCGACGTGAACTCCGGCACGCCGCGCTATACCTTCGATCTGCCGCAACTGGCCGATGGCATCAACTTCGTGGTGGTCGCGATGGGCATGTTCGGCCTGGGGGAAATCATTGCCAACCTGGAGCATGAGGCAACCCGCACGCTGGTGATGAAAAAGCTTACCGGCCTGATGCCGACCAAGGACGACCTGAAGCGCATCGTCGCGCCGGTGCTGCGCGGTACGGCACTGGGTTCGGCGCTGGGCATTTTGCCCGGTGGCGGCGCGATGCTGTCGTCGTTTGCCGCGTATTCGATCGAAAAGAAGATTTCGAAGAATTCGGCCCAGTTCGGCAAGGGCGCGATCGAAGGCGTGGCCGCCCCCGAATCGGCCAACAATGCCGGTGCGCAAACCTCGTTCATCCCGATGCTGACCCTGGGCATTCCCTCGAACCCGGTGATGGCGCTGATGATCGGCGCGATGATCATCCAGGGCATCCAGCCGGGACCGGCGGTCATGACGGAACAGCCGGCGCTGTTCTGGGGCATCATCGCGTCGATGTGGATCGGCAACTTCTTCTTGATCGTGCTGAATCTGCCGATGATCGGTTTGTGGGTGCGTATGATCACCGTGCCCTACCACTTCCTGTTCCCATGCATCCTGGTGTTCTGTGCGATCGGCGTCTTCAGCTTGAACAACAGCGAGTTCGACGTGTTCCTGATGGCGGGCTTCGGTCTGTTCGGCTACATCTGCAGCAAGCTGGAGATGGAATCCGCGCCAATGCTCCTAGGCTTCATCATCGGCCCGATGATGGAAGAGTATCTGCGCCGTGCGCTGCTGTTGTCGCGCAGTGATCCGATGGTTTTCCTGCAGCGTCCGATTAGTGCATTCATGCTCGCAATGGCACTGATAGCCATCACGATCGTACTACTCCCTAACCTGCGAAAGAAGCGCGAGGAAGCATTCGTAGAGTAG
- a CDS encoding methyl-accepting chemotaxis protein gives MSLRNMRIGTRLGAGFAVILALLALVVVACTSLVTQNKNSLKQGLETVNTKAELVSTMKSALLQSGIAMRNMLDIAAVGQQKVRVDAQNKLFAEARGKLMKMKLSAQEEAILAELDKVDKSIENQYRQAIRQAENMNSEGAATIITRHIDPMNLKSVNEINKLLDIQRSAERKVLTDSEDADRILAITLFAITLVALGLGAAISWRITRSITRPLNEAVNLASRVAAGDLTSEIRDKDRDEIGQLLAALSDMNGGLSAIIGNVRATTNTIDSVSRQLADDSSDLSARTESQAGSLEETASAMEELASTVRQSTDNARQANQLVQSASNTAVRGGQVVGQVVETMTSIKDSSHKIVEIISVIDGIAFQTNLLALNAAVEAARAGEQGRGFAVVALEVRNLAQRSASAAKEIKTLISDSVDKVDAGSELVSQAGTTMEEVVTSIKRATAIMAEIAAASEEQSAGIEQVNQAISQMDKATQENAALVEETASAAAMMQQRAGNLAQAVGVFKLTHSRD, from the coding sequence ATGAGCTTGCGCAACATGCGTATCGGAACCCGGTTGGGAGCTGGCTTTGCGGTCATCCTCGCGCTTCTGGCCCTTGTAGTCGTGGCTTGCACCTCGCTAGTGACACAAAACAAGAATTCATTGAAACAAGGGTTGGAAACGGTCAACACCAAGGCAGAGCTCGTATCGACCATGAAAAGCGCTTTGCTTCAGAGTGGGATCGCCATGCGCAACATGCTTGACATAGCGGCGGTCGGGCAGCAGAAAGTCCGCGTAGATGCGCAAAACAAGTTGTTCGCGGAAGCGCGCGGCAAGCTGATGAAGATGAAGCTCTCCGCACAGGAAGAAGCCATTCTTGCCGAACTCGACAAGGTGGACAAGAGCATCGAGAACCAGTACCGCCAGGCGATCCGGCAAGCCGAAAACATGAATTCCGAGGGCGCCGCCACGATCATTACCAGGCACATCGACCCGATGAACCTCAAGTCGGTGAATGAGATCAACAAGCTGCTCGACATTCAGCGCTCCGCGGAACGCAAGGTGTTGACAGACTCCGAGGATGCCGACCGGATCCTGGCGATAACGCTGTTTGCCATTACCCTGGTCGCGCTCGGGCTCGGCGCGGCCATCTCCTGGCGTATCACGCGCAGCATCACCAGGCCGCTGAACGAGGCCGTGAACCTCGCAAGCCGGGTGGCCGCAGGCGATCTTACATCCGAGATCCGGGACAAGGATAGGGATGAGATCGGCCAACTGCTCGCGGCTTTGAGCGACATGAATGGCGGCCTGAGCGCCATCATCGGCAACGTGCGCGCCACCACCAATACCATCGACAGCGTTTCCCGGCAACTGGCGGATGACAGCAGCGACCTTTCGGCGCGCACAGAGTCCCAGGCTGGCTCGCTTGAGGAGACGGCTTCCGCCATGGAAGAACTGGCCTCGACGGTCCGTCAGAGCACCGACAATGCGCGGCAGGCAAATCAGCTCGTGCAGTCGGCATCGAATACTGCCGTGCGCGGAGGCCAAGTGGTCGGTCAAGTGGTGGAAACCATGACATCCATCAAGGATAGTTCGCACAAGATTGTCGAGATCATTAGCGTCATCGACGGCATCGCATTCCAGACGAATCTCCTTGCCTTGAATGCGGCGGTCGAGGCGGCGCGCGCCGGAGAGCAAGGCCGCGGTTTCGCCGTCGTTGCCTTGGAAGTGCGCAATCTGGCGCAACGCTCTGCATCCGCCGCCAAGGAGATCAAGACGCTGATCAGCGATTCCGTGGACAAAGTCGACGCCGGCAGCGAGTTGGTGAGTCAGGCTGGAACCACCATGGAGGAAGTCGTGACGAGCATCAAGCGCGCGACCGCCATCATGGCGGAAATCGCGGCAGCCAGCGAAGAGCAAAGTGCGGGCATTGAACAGGTCAATCAAGCAATCAGCCAGATGGACAAGGCAACGCAGGAGAACGCCGCACTGGTGGAAGAGACTGCGTCCGCAGCCGCAATGATGCAGCAACGCGCCGGCAATCTTGCGCAAGCCGTCGGTGTATTCAAGCTGACACATTCCCGGGATTAG
- a CDS encoding C39 family peptidase has protein sequence MPEFMPTIPDTTRYSPADSAFSKIRVRLLLHILIAFLFPVDTIHAQGSVRSLLEFRHQNVVIQKWDLSCGAAALTTLLNFQHGENLTEKEVAVTLMNRPEYIDNPQLIQIREGFSLLDLKRYTESLGYKGIGLGKMEFKDLVSRAPLLVPIKTNGYNHFVVFRGMRGNRVLLADPAWGNRTMLVDEFVYVWIEYPSLGRVAFSVERSDGYKPDDHALIPNGKDYVMLQ, from the coding sequence ATGCCGGAGTTTATGCCAACTATTCCTGATACTACGCGTTATTCACCAGCCGATTCGGCGTTCTCCAAAATACGAGTGCGCCTTTTGTTGCACATACTAATTGCTTTTCTTTTCCCCGTCGACACCATACATGCCCAAGGATCCGTGCGGTCCCTGCTCGAATTTCGCCATCAAAACGTTGTTATCCAGAAGTGGGATTTAAGTTGCGGAGCCGCCGCTCTCACCACTCTTTTGAATTTTCAGCATGGTGAAAATCTGACGGAAAAAGAAGTTGCCGTAACGTTAATGAATCGACCGGAGTACATCGATAACCCACAACTTATCCAGATCCGCGAAGGCTTTTCTCTACTTGACCTCAAGCGTTACACCGAGTCCCTTGGCTATAAAGGCATAGGTCTTGGAAAGATGGAATTCAAGGATCTCGTTTCACGAGCTCCGTTACTTGTGCCAATCAAAACTAACGGATATAACCACTTCGTTGTCTTTCGAGGAATGCGCGGCAATCGTGTCCTGCTCGCCGATCCGGCGTGGGGAAACCGCACAATGCTGGTCGATGAGTTTGTTTACGTATGGATCGAGTACCCCTCCCTTGGCAGAGTGGCTTTTTCCGTTGAGCGATCTGATGGCTACAAACCGGACGATCACGCCTTGATCCCAAATGGAAAAGATTACGTAATGCTCCAATAA
- a CDS encoding winged helix-turn-helix domain-containing protein — MKQAETTREFHVSRKSVSVWAKAQAVNKEGWRRKLLGSLPGLNPAQRQWLCKVPVRRAQANGFPNDAWTRRRIGQLIEQEFGIAYGKTTIWWLRKAMGFSCQRPAGRASQ; from the coding sequence ATGAAGCAGGCAGAGACGACGCGTGAATTTCATGTAAGCCGGAAAAGCGTATCTGTATGGGCTAAAGCGCAGGCCGTAAACAAAGAAGGATGGCGTCGCAAACTATTGGGCTCTCTCCCTGGCCTGAATCCGGCGCAACGGCAGTGGCTGTGCAAGGTTCCCGTCAGGAGAGCGCAGGCGAACGGATTTCCCAACGATGCCTGGACACGGCGTCGGATTGGGCAACTGATCGAGCAGGAGTTCGGCATCGCGTATGGCAAGACAACCATCTGGTGGCTGCGCAAAGCAATGGGTTTTTCCTGTCAACGCCCGGCGGGGCGTGCCAGCCAGTGA
- a CDS encoding LysR family transcriptional regulator yields the protein MDNAESLDSAKHLQRSIQQHARMIRRSHDRIGTRISLRQWRIFHAVYDSGSFAAAGKRLHLTQPTISYAIAQLQEQLGVRMFKNEGRKSILTEDGKTLLNRSRHLLKAALELERFASKLREEIGSN from the coding sequence ATGGATAACGCGGAGAGCCTCGATTCAGCTAAACATTTACAACGAAGCATACAGCAGCATGCACGCATGATAAGAAGATCTCACGACAGGATAGGCACTCGGATTTCCCTAAGACAGTGGCGGATATTCCATGCGGTTTATGACAGCGGCAGCTTTGCGGCAGCAGGAAAGCGATTGCATCTGACTCAGCCCACGATTAGCTACGCTATCGCACAACTTCAGGAGCAACTTGGCGTACGCATGTTTAAGAATGAAGGGCGAAAATCCATCCTGACAGAGGACGGAAAAACGCTCCTGAATCGCTCACGTCATCTGCTAAAAGCCGCGTTGGAGTTAGAACGTTTTGCCAGCAAACTAAGGGAAGAAATAGGATCAAACTGA
- a CDS encoding LysR family transcriptional regulator, whose product MEFRHLKYFVVLADELHFGRAAKRLAISQPPLSLNIQQLEASLGAALFERNSKSVKLTPAGVAFREIALRLLAEAAEGEERVRQIAKGAGSRVRIGIVGSMLFRGLPERLKAFQKLHPRVEVTLSEGNSSEQVDALIRGQIDLAFVHTERIPRELNRVIYVSEPFLCCLPSNHPMAGAESIDLRELSTEPLVMFSRSASPDYYERVLGLCEEQGFRPAVRHEVRHWLSVVSLVSKEMGIALVPRALADAGIGGVRFVPFGQSKYKSEVYLVWNERQMLAILPVLMHALNEAT is encoded by the coding sequence ATGGAATTTCGACACCTCAAATACTTCGTTGTCCTGGCCGATGAACTCCACTTTGGTAGGGCGGCCAAGCGTCTTGCGATTTCGCAGCCGCCGCTCAGTCTCAACATCCAGCAACTGGAAGCCTCGCTTGGTGCTGCACTTTTTGAACGAAACAGCAAATCTGTAAAACTCACCCCGGCCGGCGTCGCGTTCCGTGAAATCGCACTGCGCCTGCTCGCAGAAGCGGCAGAAGGGGAAGAACGGGTGAGGCAGATAGCAAAGGGGGCCGGCAGTCGCGTGCGCATCGGGATCGTGGGCTCGATGCTGTTTCGCGGCTTGCCGGAGCGCCTGAAAGCTTTTCAGAAGTTGCACCCGCGCGTAGAAGTGACCCTGTCCGAGGGCAACTCAAGTGAACAAGTGGACGCCTTGATACGCGGCCAAATCGATCTTGCGTTCGTGCACACGGAGCGCATCCCGCGGGAACTGAACCGGGTAATTTATGTGTCGGAGCCGTTTCTCTGTTGCCTTCCGAGCAACCATCCAATGGCAGGGGCAGAGTCCATTGACCTCCGCGAGCTGTCAACTGAACCGCTCGTCATGTTTTCACGAAGTGCGTCACCTGATTACTACGAGCGTGTCCTGGGTTTATGCGAGGAACAGGGTTTCCGACCGGCGGTCCGCCACGAAGTGCGGCACTGGCTCAGTGTGGTTTCTCTTGTATCGAAGGAAATGGGCATCGCCTTGGTACCGCGTGCACTTGCCGATGCAGGAATTGGCGGCGTACGCTTCGTGCCGTTTGGCCAATCCAAATACAAGTCCGAGGTCTATTTGGTATGGAACGAGCGCCAGATGCTGGCAATACTGCCGGTGTTGATGCACGCGCTAAACGAAGCGACTTGA
- a CDS encoding acyl-CoA dehydrogenase family protein translates to MNACDATLDDAIPDRFGTNSFVEDQELQSLLKLYLPRDLWDHLKPHLHRLGELTGGVLDSLAHTADHNPPTLEHRTRTGKDFQRIIKHPAYVEMERLAFSEFGLAAMSHRGGVLGWDSPLPAAAKYALTFLFVQAEFGLCCPVSMTDSLTRTLRKFGDPALAQRYLPALTSQDLDALAQGAMFMTEQGAGSDIAATATIARRDGDAWTLTGDKWFCSNPDAALAMVLARVEDAPEGMRGISLFLLPRRLEDGSPNSYRIIRLKDKLGTRSMASGEIRLEGASAYLVGELGRGFVQMADMMNNSRLSNGVRAAGMMRRAAAESLYIARHRKAFGRRLIDMPLMQRQLAKIMLPGEQARTMMFQAADALRRSDAGDSNAYALVRILTPMLKFRACRDARRVTGDAMEVRGGCGYIEEWGDARLVRDSHLGSIWEGTSNIVALDVIRAIVRENSLAVLQDHLSTLLQQAALHPAVHSRLLALIADVSKLAEEAAATGEERLARQAASALYHLSSAVAMAWEASKTGSLRRMVLAQLVILHRLSPRDPLKPDSDAGVRMLFDDSAGGQPATLCLLDH, encoded by the coding sequence ATGAACGCTTGTGACGCCACGCTTGACGATGCCATTCCAGATCGTTTCGGCACCAATTCCTTCGTTGAAGACCAGGAGCTTCAGTCGCTGCTGAAACTCTACCTGCCCCGAGATCTATGGGATCACCTGAAGCCTCATCTGCACCGCCTCGGCGAACTGACCGGCGGCGTTCTCGATTCCTTAGCCCACACGGCAGACCATAATCCGCCTACGCTGGAACACCGGACTCGCACCGGGAAGGATTTTCAGAGGATCATCAAGCATCCCGCTTATGTGGAGATGGAACGGCTGGCTTTTTCAGAGTTCGGGCTGGCTGCGATGTCGCATCGAGGTGGTGTACTAGGCTGGGATTCGCCTCTTCCTGCAGCCGCAAAGTACGCACTGACCTTCCTGTTCGTACAGGCTGAATTCGGGCTTTGCTGTCCGGTCTCGATGACCGACTCCTTGACCAGGACCCTGCGCAAGTTCGGTGATCCTGCCCTCGCTCAACGCTATCTACCTGCCCTCACATCGCAGGATCTCGATGCACTTGCGCAAGGCGCGATGTTCATGACGGAACAAGGAGCGGGATCCGACATTGCCGCAACCGCAACTATCGCCCGGCGCGACGGCGATGCCTGGACACTGACCGGCGACAAGTGGTTTTGCTCAAATCCTGACGCGGCGCTCGCCATGGTGCTGGCTCGAGTAGAAGATGCGCCCGAAGGCATGCGCGGCATATCGCTGTTTCTCCTTCCGCGCCGACTGGAAGACGGTTCGCCAAACTCTTACCGCATCATCCGGCTCAAGGACAAACTCGGCACGCGATCCATGGCAAGCGGCGAAATCCGGCTTGAAGGCGCAAGCGCCTACCTGGTCGGCGAACTCGGCCGGGGGTTCGTGCAGATGGCGGATATGATGAACAACTCCCGCCTCTCCAATGGTGTGCGCGCTGCCGGCATGATGCGACGCGCCGCAGCAGAGTCGCTTTATATCGCTCGCCATCGCAAGGCATTCGGCCGGCGCCTGATCGACATGCCGCTCATGCAGCGTCAGCTTGCGAAGATCATGCTGCCGGGTGAGCAGGCGCGCACCATGATGTTTCAGGCGGCGGATGCGCTGAGGCGCTCCGACGCCGGTGACAGCAACGCATATGCCTTGGTGCGCATCCTCACGCCGATGTTGAAATTTCGCGCTTGCCGCGACGCGCGTCGGGTCACCGGCGATGCAATGGAAGTACGCGGCGGCTGCGGTTACATCGAAGAATGGGGCGACGCGCGCCTGGTGCGCGATTCCCATCTCGGGTCGATCTGGGAAGGTACAAGCAACATCGTCGCGCTGGATGTGATCCGGGCAATCGTACGCGAAAACTCCTTGGCGGTGCTACAGGACCATCTCTCGACTCTGTTGCAGCAAGCAGCCCTGCACCCGGCTGTACATTCAAGGCTGCTGGCCCTGATCGCCGACGTATCCAAGCTCGCTGAAGAGGCTGCCGCAACAGGAGAAGAACGTTTGGCGCGTCAGGCGGCATCCGCCTTGTATCACCTCAGCTCCGCAGTGGCGATGGCATGGGAGGCAAGCAAAACCGGTTCACTGCGCCGCATGGTGCTGGCCCAACTCGTGATTCTGCACCGGCTATCGCCTCGCGATCCGCTTAAACCTGACAGTGATGCCGGGGTACGCATGCTGTTTGACGACTCCGCCGGCGGTCAGCCGGCAACGCTGTGCCTGCTTGATCACTGA
- a CDS encoding Bug family tripartite tricarboxylate transporter substrate binding protein — protein sequence MKIAAIILATLLGAVTLPAAQAQQQDATSGKPLSLVVPFSPGGPTDAMARSIVNELKDILGQTVLVDNRAGAGGNIGADYVARAVPDGQTLLFGTSGPLAINASLYKKISYDPLRSFTPIINLGYLPNVLLVHPSIPAKNVQELVNYSKANPGKLTYASSGNGASSHLAGVMFNKLAGTDLQHIPYKGTGPALNDLVGGHVSAAFTDVLTALPFIKSGKLRVLGVTTTVPSRALPDVPTVASQGVSGFDVSVFFGIVAPAGTPPDVVAKLNRAFATALKRPELAKTLAQQGLEMPSSTDPDNLRTFMASEIVRWKDVVKSSGAQLD from the coding sequence ATGAAGATCGCTGCAATTATTCTTGCCACCCTGCTTGGCGCCGTGACACTTCCCGCCGCTCAAGCCCAGCAACAGGACGCGACATCAGGCAAACCGCTGTCGCTGGTTGTGCCATTCTCGCCGGGCGGCCCCACCGATGCGATGGCGCGGTCAATCGTGAACGAACTGAAAGACATCCTCGGACAAACGGTCCTCGTCGACAATCGCGCCGGCGCAGGCGGAAACATCGGCGCAGACTACGTGGCCCGGGCTGTGCCCGACGGGCAGACCCTCCTTTTCGGCACGTCCGGCCCGCTCGCCATCAATGCGAGCCTGTACAAGAAAATCAGCTACGACCCGCTGCGCAGCTTCACGCCCATCATCAATCTCGGCTACCTGCCCAACGTCCTGCTGGTCCATCCAAGCATCCCTGCAAAGAACGTGCAGGAACTCGTCAACTACAGCAAGGCTAATCCTGGCAAGCTGACCTACGCATCTTCGGGTAACGGCGCCTCCTCCCATCTCGCCGGCGTCATGTTCAACAAGCTGGCGGGCACCGACTTGCAGCACATTCCGTATAAAGGGACAGGGCCGGCCTTGAATGATCTCGTCGGCGGGCATGTATCGGCGGCCTTCACCGATGTGCTCACCGCCCTGCCCTTCATCAAGTCAGGAAAACTCCGCGTACTTGGCGTAACGACTACCGTGCCATCACGTGCACTGCCTGACGTGCCAACCGTGGCCTCCCAGGGGGTTAGCGGCTTTGACGTCAGTGTCTTTTTCGGCATCGTCGCCCCTGCCGGAACGCCGCCTGACGTGGTCGCAAAGCTGAACCGCGCATTTGCTACGGCATTGAAGCGGCCGGAACTGGCAAAGACGCTGGCGCAACAAGGACTCGAAATGCCCAGCAGCACCGACCCCGACAATCTGCGGACCTTCATGGCGAGCGAAATCGTTCGCTGGAAGGATGTCGTTAAAAGCTCGGGTGCACAACTGGATTGA